One window of Vicinamibacterales bacterium genomic DNA carries:
- a CDS encoding DUF1592 domain-containing protein, which yields MKRLILAVLVAALPGLHLAATTSQTPDAPPTLSERPRIAGARPRVEGQQPVAPAISHPATPPAPAFSAADQTAMVRQYCAGCHSDRGKAGQLTLASFDASKAAGNVAVTEKMIRKLRSQMMPPPGARRPAPEQITALTEALEARVDRAAALNPNPGSRPFQRLNRAEYARAVKDMLGIDIDVASLLPADTISDGFDNVADAQAFSPTLMESYLRAAARVTALAIGDPEAPATETNYRVPKTASQLSRAEGAPFGTRGGLSVPHTFPADGDYVFKVELHSNACGVLFGGPNEGEQVEVSINGERKALMTINPLMAETTTGLSLKMPPIHVTAGVQRVTAAFIQRFEGPVNDLVAPIDHTLADTQIGVAVGITTLPHVKDFSIVGPYNVTGISDTASRRRVFTCRPTSAADEGACASKIVRTLATQAFRGNVAERDLTGLMKFYADGRKEGDFEYAIGGAIEAILASPQFLFRLENTPAALRAGQSYRLSDGELASRLSYFIWGAAPDAELTKLASQGRLSAPGVYEKQIARLVADPRSEALSKRFARQWLRLGDVEGVLPDAVAYPYFDRTLGDAFVKESELFFDSIVREDRSVMDLLTADYSFVNERIARHYGIPNVAGNAFRRVTLPAERRGILTHGSVLVLTSVADRTSPVMRGKFVMEVMMGSPPPAPPPNVPALEETKGEVSGKVLTVRERMEEHRKNPQCTSCHRVIDPLGLALENFDVTGKYRIKDNGMPVDPNGTLYDGTPINGSAGLRAALLKHQDVFLLSFTENLMTYALGRRIEAPDMWAVRRLVRDAAARGNKMSAFVLGVATSPLFTMGRAAEPATTVP from the coding sequence ATGAAGCGACTCATCCTTGCGGTGCTTGTCGCCGCCCTTCCCGGCCTGCACTTGGCGGCCACGACCAGCCAAACGCCTGATGCGCCGCCAACCCTGAGCGAGCGGCCGCGCATCGCAGGTGCGCGACCGCGAGTCGAAGGGCAGCAACCAGTTGCCCCCGCGATTTCACACCCGGCCACCCCGCCAGCCCCCGCGTTCAGCGCCGCCGACCAGACGGCCATGGTCAGGCAATACTGCGCGGGCTGCCACAGCGATCGCGGCAAGGCCGGCCAGTTGACGCTCGCATCATTCGACGCCTCGAAGGCGGCCGGCAACGTGGCCGTCACCGAGAAGATGATCCGGAAGCTGCGGTCGCAAATGATGCCGCCGCCGGGCGCGCGCCGGCCCGCGCCCGAACAGATCACGGCGCTGACCGAAGCGCTGGAGGCGCGCGTCGATCGCGCCGCGGCGCTCAATCCCAACCCCGGCTCGCGGCCGTTCCAGCGGCTGAATCGCGCTGAGTATGCGCGCGCGGTGAAAGACATGCTGGGCATCGACATCGACGTCGCCAGCCTGCTGCCGGCCGACACGATCAGCGACGGCTTCGACAACGTTGCGGACGCGCAGGCGTTCTCGCCGACGCTGATGGAAAGCTACCTGCGGGCGGCGGCCCGGGTCACGGCGCTGGCCATCGGCGACCCCGAGGCGCCCGCCACCGAAACCAACTACCGCGTGCCGAAGACCGCGTCGCAGTTGTCGCGCGCCGAGGGCGCGCCGTTCGGCACGCGCGGCGGCCTCTCGGTGCCGCACACGTTCCCGGCCGACGGCGACTACGTGTTCAAGGTCGAACTGCATAGCAACGCCTGCGGCGTGCTGTTCGGCGGCCCCAACGAAGGCGAGCAGGTCGAGGTCTCCATCAACGGCGAGCGCAAGGCGTTGATGACCATCAACCCGCTGATGGCGGAAACCACGACCGGGCTGTCGCTGAAGATGCCGCCCATTCACGTGACGGCCGGCGTGCAGAGGGTGACGGCGGCGTTCATCCAGCGGTTCGAAGGCCCGGTCAACGACCTGGTTGCGCCGATCGATCACACGCTCGCCGACACGCAGATCGGCGTCGCCGTCGGCATCACCACGCTCCCTCACGTCAAGGACTTCAGCATCGTCGGGCCCTACAACGTCACCGGCATTTCCGACACGGCGAGCCGCCGCAGGGTCTTCACGTGCCGTCCCACCTCGGCGGCGGATGAAGGCGCGTGCGCGAGCAAGATCGTCCGCACGCTCGCGACCCAGGCGTTCCGCGGCAACGTGGCGGAGCGCGATCTCACCGGCCTGATGAAGTTCTACGCGGATGGCCGCAAGGAAGGCGACTTCGAGTACGCCATTGGCGGCGCCATCGAGGCCATCCTCGCGAGTCCACAGTTCCTGTTTCGCTTGGAGAACACCCCGGCGGCGCTGCGCGCGGGACAGTCCTATCGGCTGAGCGACGGCGAACTGGCGTCGCGGCTGTCGTACTTCATCTGGGGCGCGGCGCCCGATGCCGAGCTCACGAAGCTGGCCAGCCAGGGCCGGCTGAGCGCGCCGGGCGTTTACGAGAAGCAGATTGCCCGGCTCGTTGCCGATCCCCGGTCCGAGGCGTTGTCGAAGCGCTTCGCCCGGCAGTGGCTGCGGCTCGGCGACGTCGAAGGCGTGTTGCCCGATGCCGTGGCCTATCCCTATTTCGACCGCACGCTGGGAGATGCGTTCGTCAAGGAATCGGAACTCTTCTTTGACTCCATCGTCCGCGAAGATCGCAGCGTGATGGACCTGCTGACGGCCGATTACTCGTTCGTCAACGAGCGCATCGCCCGGCACTACGGCATTCCCAACGTCGCCGGCAACGCCTTCCGCCGCGTCACCTTGCCCGCCGAACGGCGCGGCATCCTGACCCATGGCAGCGTGCTGGTGCTGACGTCGGTGGCCGATCGCACGTCGCCGGTCATGCGCGGCAAGTTCGTGATGGAAGTGATGATGGGCTCGCCGCCGCCCGCGCCGCCGCCCAACGTGCCGGCGCTCGAGGAGACGAAGGGCGAGGTGTCGGGCAAGGTGCTGACCGTGCGCGAGCGCATGGAGGAGCACCGCAAGAACCCGCAGTGCACGTCGTGCCACCGCGTGATCGACCCGCTGGGCCTCGCGCTGGAGAACTTCGACGTCACCGGCAAGTACCGCATCAAGGACAACGGCATGCCGGTGGACCCGAACGGCACGCTCTACGACGGCACTCCAATCAACGGTTCGGCCGGCCTGCGCGCGGCGCTGCTCAAGCACCAGGATGTGTTCCTTCTCAGCTTCACGGAAAACCTGATGACCTACGCGCTGGGCCGCCGCATCGAGGCGCCAGACATGTGGGCCGTTCGCCGCCTGGTGCGTGACGCCGCCGCGCGCGGCAACAAGATGTCGGCGTTCGTGCTGGGCGTGGCCACCAGCCCGCTGTTCACGATGGGTCGCGCCGCCGAACCCGCCACGACAGTCCCATGA
- a CDS encoding aldolase/citrate lyase family protein: MNAAFIRTAIVTVAAVVTASAAHAQVIPLWSQGKVAFGVYAPNENAPVGRGPGGPGGAGAPAGGAPAAPRPKPLYTVGGAEKLAMNALYDYVFLNLEGSYDPDAVKAMAQGLRSAKATSRKTLLVRIPPISADGAEATKARVKEIFDAGADGVTIPHIRDLEEAKLALSFFAAAKADIWSPANPKGTKLAMLMLEDPKAIAQRAEIANLPNISVLACGIGSLAQALGGDRAGAEAGTQQVLVETKRVKLANMLTANAKDVEQRVKEGFLALLMQGAQADEAIKIGRAAAGR, from the coding sequence ATGAACGCAGCCTTCATCCGTACTGCCATTGTCACCGTCGCAGCCGTTGTCACCGCGTCGGCGGCTCACGCTCAGGTCATCCCGCTCTGGTCGCAGGGCAAAGTCGCGTTCGGCGTCTACGCACCCAACGAGAACGCGCCCGTCGGCCGCGGTCCGGGCGGACCCGGCGGCGCCGGTGCGCCGGCCGGGGGCGCGCCGGCCGCTCCGCGGCCCAAGCCGCTCTACACCGTCGGCGGCGCCGAGAAGCTCGCCATGAATGCCCTGTACGACTATGTCTTCCTCAACCTCGAAGGCTCGTACGACCCCGACGCAGTGAAAGCCATGGCCCAGGGGCTGCGCAGCGCGAAGGCGACGAGCCGCAAGACGCTGCTGGTCCGCATTCCGCCAATCAGCGCCGACGGCGCCGAGGCGACGAAGGCGCGGGTCAAGGAGATCTTCGATGCCGGCGCCGATGGCGTCACCATCCCCCACATCCGCGACCTCGAGGAAGCCAAGCTCGCGCTCAGCTTCTTCGCCGCGGCCAAGGCCGACATCTGGTCGCCCGCCAATCCCAAGGGCACCAAGCTCGCCATGCTGATGCTCGAGGATCCGAAAGCCATCGCGCAACGCGCGGAGATCGCCAACCTGCCGAACATCAGCGTGCTGGCGTGCGGCATCGGCAGCCTGGCGCAGGCGCTGGGCGGCGATCGCGCCGGTGCCGAAGCCGGCACGCAACAGGTGCTGGTGGAGACCAAGCGCGTGAAGCTTGCCAACATGCTCACCGCCAACGCGAAGGACGTCGAACAGCGGGTGAAGGAAGGGTTTCTCGCGCTGCTGATGCAGGGCGCGCAGGCTGACGAGGCGATCAAGATCGGGCGCGCCGCCGCGGGACGGTAA
- a CDS encoding gluconate 2-dehydrogenase subunit 3 family protein produces the protein MSRRDLLKRAGMAGAAMTIPLTPVGGGDSAAATTAPAPAEALQAAPRREPIENLTASEADLLEAICARIIPSDANGPGAREARAAHFIDRALGGALASSKPAYTAGFAAFDRYCRSSRGKPFLELNERDQDSVLIDVETGSATGFQGSSAAFFAMVRTHTLQGTFGDPYYGGNANFVGWDLIGYPGVRTNVSADDQRLGAKLAPNHKSAYDTEMFTKAVARGPDGPPEGGRHMDGPANRLRQGFGAQEAGHHIVEGKNHGH, from the coding sequence GTGTCTCGACGCGACCTGTTGAAGAGGGCGGGAATGGCGGGCGCGGCCATGACGATTCCGCTGACGCCGGTCGGCGGCGGCGATTCGGCGGCAGCAACCACGGCGCCGGCACCCGCAGAGGCCCTGCAGGCCGCACCGCGTCGGGAACCAATCGAGAACCTGACCGCGTCTGAGGCTGACTTGCTCGAAGCCATTTGCGCGCGGATCATTCCGAGCGACGCGAACGGCCCCGGCGCGCGCGAGGCGCGGGCGGCGCACTTCATCGACCGCGCGCTCGGCGGCGCGCTGGCGTCGTCGAAGCCCGCGTATACGGCGGGGTTCGCGGCCTTCGACCGCTACTGCCGGTCGTCGCGCGGCAAGCCGTTCCTGGAACTGAATGAACGCGATCAGGACTCCGTGCTCATCGACGTGGAGACCGGATCGGCGACCGGCTTCCAAGGCAGCTCGGCGGCCTTCTTCGCCATGGTCCGCACGCATACACTCCAGGGCACCTTCGGCGATCCCTACTACGGCGGCAACGCCAACTTCGTCGGCTGGGACCTGATTGGCTATCCCGGCGTGCGCACCAACGTCTCGGCCGACGACCAGCGGCTGGGCGCGAAGCTGGCGCCCAATCACAAGTCGGCGTACGACACCGAGATGTTCACCAAGGCGGTGGCACGTGGGCCCGACGGTCCGCCTGAAGGCGGACGCCACATGGATGGTCCGGCTAACCGCCTACGCCAAGGCTTCGGCGCTCAAGAAGCCGGACACCACATCGTGGAGGGCAAGAATCATGGCCACTAA
- a CDS encoding GMC family oxidoreductase has translation MATKLKPTDVVVIGLGAAGGVAVLPLTQAGIDVVGLEAGTWLTRRDFAPDEIRNNVRDWPQSVQKAQQEVPTHRVNAKANTTRAGSHPMMNAVGGTTLHYWAQSWRLNPWDFKVVSDTTRRYGAARVPKGSTVEDWPFGLDELEGYYDKVEYETGVSGQAGNIKGAIDPRGNIFEGPRARPYPMPPLRSTGFIDLMAAAARGLGWHPFAGPASINSRPYQNRSACMYHGFCNKGGCHVDAKNGPHLTTIPRAQETGRLKVVTRAHVTSIDTDDQGRVTGVTYVTDGQEFIQPAKAVLLASYTYENSRLLLLSKSKAFPNGLSNNHGQVGRHYFSHAQGAGVTALFPFNINAWYGLPAQGVAVDNFADDNYDHGGLDYIGGGNLWVMSDRRPISAASMGTFGRTPAWGKEWKAFIKENADRTNTAYIQKTTLPYEDNFLDLDPTVKDPLGFPVCRITADYKDNERKVAAHTQERMTEWYKAAGAGATQANPLGTMGPTTHAYGGTRMGTNPETNVVNAWGFSHEVPNLGVLGASVMGTSGARNPTLTAQALAWRTAEYLAKNWKSVTS, from the coding sequence ATGGCCACTAAGCTCAAGCCGACCGACGTGGTGGTGATCGGCCTCGGCGCCGCCGGCGGCGTCGCCGTGTTGCCGCTCACGCAGGCCGGCATCGACGTGGTGGGGCTCGAGGCCGGCACGTGGCTGACGCGCCGCGACTTCGCGCCCGACGAGATCCGCAACAACGTCCGCGACTGGCCGCAGTCGGTGCAGAAGGCGCAGCAGGAAGTGCCGACGCACCGTGTCAACGCCAAGGCCAACACCACGCGCGCCGGCAGCCATCCGATGATGAACGCCGTCGGCGGCACCACGCTCCACTACTGGGCGCAGTCGTGGCGCCTCAACCCGTGGGACTTCAAGGTGGTCAGCGACACCACCAGGCGCTACGGCGCGGCGCGCGTGCCGAAGGGGTCCACGGTGGAAGACTGGCCGTTCGGCCTGGACGAACTGGAAGGCTATTACGACAAGGTCGAGTACGAGACCGGCGTCTCGGGGCAGGCCGGCAACATCAAGGGCGCCATCGACCCGCGCGGCAACATCTTCGAGGGCCCGCGGGCGCGGCCTTACCCGATGCCGCCGCTGCGGAGCACCGGCTTCATCGACCTGATGGCCGCCGCGGCGCGCGGCCTCGGCTGGCATCCCTTCGCCGGCCCGGCCTCGATCAACTCGCGGCCCTACCAGAACCGTTCGGCGTGCATGTACCACGGTTTCTGCAACAAGGGCGGCTGTCACGTGGACGCCAAGAACGGCCCGCACCTCACCACCATTCCCCGCGCGCAAGAGACCGGGCGCCTCAAGGTGGTGACGCGCGCGCACGTCACCTCGATCGACACCGACGATCAGGGGCGCGTCACCGGCGTGACCTACGTCACCGACGGGCAGGAGTTCATCCAGCCGGCCAAGGCCGTGCTGCTCGCCAGCTACACCTACGAGAACAGCCGGCTGCTGCTGCTGTCGAAGTCGAAGGCCTTCCCCAACGGCCTGTCGAACAACCACGGCCAGGTCGGCCGCCACTACTTCAGCCACGCGCAGGGGGCCGGCGTCACGGCGCTGTTCCCGTTCAACATCAACGCCTGGTACGGGCTGCCGGCACAGGGCGTGGCGGTGGACAACTTCGCCGACGACAACTACGACCACGGCGGGCTCGACTACATCGGCGGCGGCAACCTGTGGGTGATGTCGGACCGCCGCCCCATTTCCGCGGCCAGCATGGGCACCTTCGGCCGCACGCCGGCGTGGGGCAAGGAATGGAAGGCGTTCATCAAGGAGAACGCCGACCGCACCAACACCGCCTACATCCAGAAGACGACGCTCCCCTACGAGGACAACTTCCTGGATCTGGATCCGACAGTGAAGGACCCGCTCGGCTTCCCGGTGTGCCGCATCACCGCCGACTACAAGGACAACGAGCGGAAGGTCGCCGCGCACACCCAGGAGCGGATGACCGAGTGGTACAAGGCCGCCGGCGCCGGCGCCACGCAGGCCAACCCGCTCGGCACCATGGGCCCGACGACGCATGCGTATGGCGGGACGAGGATGGGCACTAACCCGGAGACCAACGTGGTGAACGCGTGGGGGTTCTCACACGAAGTGCCGAACCTGGGCGTGCTCGGCGCGTCGGTGATGGGCACCAGCGGTGCGCGCAATCCCACGCTCACTGCGCAGGCGTTGGCGTGGCGCACGGCGGAGTATCTCGCGAAGAATTGGAAGAGCGTGACGTCCTAG
- a CDS encoding YbhB/YbcL family Raf kinase inhibitor-like protein: MRFRVSVRGVALAALMFGASSTAWAQTPAAITVTSATLKANETIPKDHTADGKNVSPALAWSGAPAATRQFALVCDDPDVPMPGGFVHWVVYKIPGTAKGLPAELPMDATLSAPPEIAGTIQGLSGFRRAGYRGPAPPPGKPHHYTFTVYALDAELPLAEGLNRTQLMEAIKGHIIGQGALVSIYERMPAQ, encoded by the coding sequence ATGCGATTCAGAGTCAGCGTTCGGGGCGTGGCGCTCGCGGCGCTCATGTTCGGCGCGTCGAGCACGGCGTGGGCGCAGACGCCGGCGGCCATCACGGTCACCAGTGCCACGCTCAAGGCGAACGAGACCATTCCCAAGGACCACACCGCCGACGGCAAGAACGTGTCGCCGGCGCTGGCGTGGAGCGGCGCGCCCGCCGCCACCAGGCAGTTTGCCCTGGTGTGTGACGACCCCGACGTGCCGATGCCCGGTGGCTTCGTGCACTGGGTGGTCTACAAGATCCCCGGCACGGCCAAGGGCCTGCCCGCGGAACTGCCGATGGACGCCACGCTCTCGGCGCCGCCGGAGATCGCGGGCACGATCCAGGGGCTGTCAGGCTTCCGCCGCGCCGGCTATCGCGGCCCGGCGCCGCCTCCCGGCAAGCCGCATCACTACACGTTCACGGTCTACGCGCTCGACGCGGAGTTGCCGCTGGCGGAAGGGCTGAACCGGACGCAGCTGATGGAGGCCATCAAGGGCCACATCATCGGGCAGGGCGCGCTCGTGTCGATCTACGAGCGGATGCCGGCTCAGTAG
- a CDS encoding PQQ-binding-like beta-propeller repeat protein: MNRISNRWIVRAGVLALLVGLASVAARGQMAPKVGEWPTYGGDLANTRYSPLDQINADNFNKLQLAFRFKTENLGPRPEFQFQGTPLMVNGVLYVTGGTRRAAVAIDATTGETLWIHSLNEGKRGEAAPRQLSGRGLSYWSDGKEERIIYVTPGYQMVALNAKTGHPVANFGTNGIVDLKQGLDQEGLDLTTAEIGLHAAPIISKDIIVIGAAHREGGAPRSKTNVKGYIRGFDVRTGKRVWIFHTIPMKGEAGYETWDPDATVYTGNAGVWAQMSADEELGIVYMPVELPTGDYYGGHRHGKDNVKDSSLFSESLLALDIKTGQRKWHYQLVHHGIWDHDIPCAPILMDLVVNGKPVKAVAQPTKQNWLYVFDRVTGKPVWPIEERPVEKGEVPGEWYSPTQPFVTKPPAYERQGVTLDDLIDFTPELKAEGAKIASMYKLGPIFTPPVVSKWEGPRGTLMVPDVTGGANWQGGSFDPETKMFYIFTNVAVTTLGLLPPEAGRSDMLYVRGAARNPNPAPAAAAGAPGGGGGGALNVQGLPLIKPPYATITALKMNEGELAWKIPHGDTADNIKNHPALKGLTIPRTGRPGRIGVLTTKTLLIAGEGGFATTPQGRGAMLRAYNKATGAEVGAVYMPAPQTGSPMTYSINGTQYIAVAVSGPGFAGELLVYKLAQ; this comes from the coding sequence ATGAATCGAATCTCGAACCGCTGGATAGTGCGCGCCGGAGTCCTGGCGCTGCTGGTGGGCCTGGCCTCGGTGGCCGCGCGAGGCCAAATGGCGCCCAAGGTGGGTGAATGGCCGACCTACGGCGGCGACCTCGCAAACACGCGATATTCGCCCCTCGACCAGATTAACGCCGACAACTTCAACAAGCTGCAGCTGGCGTTCCGGTTCAAGACCGAAAACCTTGGCCCGCGCCCGGAATTCCAGTTCCAGGGCACGCCGCTGATGGTGAACGGCGTGCTCTACGTCACCGGCGGCACGCGCCGGGCCGCCGTGGCGATTGACGCGACGACCGGCGAGACGCTGTGGATACACAGCCTCAACGAGGGCAAGCGCGGCGAAGCGGCCCCCCGCCAGCTGTCGGGCCGCGGCCTGTCCTACTGGAGCGACGGCAAGGAAGAGCGCATCATCTACGTGACGCCCGGCTACCAGATGGTGGCGCTCAACGCCAAGACCGGCCACCCCGTCGCCAACTTCGGCACCAACGGCATCGTTGACCTGAAACAGGGCCTCGATCAGGAGGGCCTGGATCTGACGACCGCGGAGATCGGCCTGCATGCCGCGCCAATCATCTCGAAGGACATCATCGTGATTGGCGCCGCGCATCGTGAGGGCGGCGCGCCGCGCAGCAAGACCAACGTCAAGGGCTACATCCGCGGCTTCGACGTCCGCACCGGCAAGCGGGTGTGGATCTTCCACACCATCCCGATGAAGGGTGAAGCGGGTTACGAGACCTGGGATCCGGACGCCACCGTCTACACCGGCAACGCCGGCGTGTGGGCGCAGATGAGCGCCGACGAAGAGCTCGGCATCGTCTACATGCCGGTCGAGCTCCCCACCGGCGACTACTACGGCGGCCATCGCCACGGCAAAGACAACGTCAAGGACTCCTCGCTGTTCTCCGAGAGCCTGCTCGCGCTCGACATCAAGACCGGCCAGCGCAAGTGGCACTACCAGCTCGTGCACCACGGCATCTGGGACCACGACATTCCGTGCGCGCCGATCCTGATGGACCTGGTGGTGAACGGCAAGCCCGTGAAGGCCGTGGCGCAGCCGACCAAGCAGAACTGGCTCTACGTGTTCGATCGCGTGACCGGCAAGCCGGTGTGGCCGATCGAGGAGCGCCCGGTCGAAAAGGGCGAGGTCCCCGGCGAGTGGTATTCGCCGACGCAGCCGTTCGTGACCAAGCCGCCCGCCTACGAGCGCCAGGGCGTCACGCTGGACGACCTGATCGACTTCACGCCGGAGCTCAAGGCCGAAGGCGCCAAGATCGCCTCGATGTACAAGCTCGGCCCGATCTTCACGCCGCCGGTCGTCAGCAAGTGGGAAGGCCCGCGCGGCACGCTGATGGTTCCCGACGTCACCGGCGGCGCCAACTGGCAGGGCGGGTCGTTCGATCCGGAAACGAAGATGTTCTACATCTTCACCAACGTGGCGGTGACCACGCTCGGGCTGCTGCCGCCTGAGGCGGGACGCTCCGACATGCTCTACGTCCGCGGCGCCGCGCGCAATCCGAACCCAGCGCCCGCAGCGGCGGCCGGCGCCCCGGGCGGTGGTGGCGGCGGCGCCTTGAACGTGCAGGGCCTGCCGCTGATCAAGCCGCCCTACGCGACCATCACCGCGCTCAAGATGAACGAAGGCGAGCTGGCGTGGAAGATCCCGCACGGCGACACGGCGGACAACATCAAGAACCATCCGGCGCTGAAGGGCCTGACCATCCCGCGCACCGGACGCCCGGGCCGCATCGGTGTGCTGACCACCAAGACGCTGCTGATCGCCGGCGAAGGGGGCTTTGCGACGACGCCGCAGGGCCGCGGCGCGATGCTGCGCGCCTACAACAAGGCAACGGGCGCCGAAGTGGGTGCGGTCTACATGCCCGCCCCGCAGACGGGCTCGCCGATGACCTATTCGATCAACGGCACGCAGTACATCGCGGTGGCCGTCAGCGGACCTGGCTTCGCCGGGGAGTTACTGGTTTACAAACTCGCTCAGTAG